From Quercus lobata isolate SW786 chromosome 1, ValleyOak3.0 Primary Assembly, whole genome shotgun sequence, one genomic window encodes:
- the LOC115952984 gene encoding uncharacterized protein LOC115952984, translating into MSVARPSIEDGERESKRSKKGNSLMLGFSDEDKIGTIQPHDDALVVTLKIGGFDVKRVLVDPDSAMEVMYPDLYKGLNLKPDDLMAYDSPFVSFEGKTVTPKEQIRLPIQTGLEVVKVDFIVVNAYSPYTAIVARPWLHALGAVSSTLHQKVKYPSGGQVEEIGGDQAMARQCMVVAILYLSSTVPSASVKEDL; encoded by the coding sequence ATGTCTGTGGCTCGGCCCTCCATCGAGGACGGTGAGAGGGAGTCcaaaaggtctaaaaaggggAACTCACTTATGCTGGGATTCTCAGACGAGGATAAGATTGGAACCatccaacctcacgacgatgctttggtaGTTACGCTCAAGATTGGAGGGTTCGACGTGAAGAGAGTACTGGTAGACCCGGACAGTGCTATGGAGGTGATGTACCCTGATctgtacaaggggctgaacctaaAGCCCGATGACCTAATGGCTTATGATTCCCCTTTTGTAAGTTTCGAAGGGAAGACTGTCACACCAAAAGAGCAAATCAGACTGCCCATACAGACCGGATTAGAGGTAGTGAAGGTGGATTTTATCGTGGTCAACGCCTACTCACCATACACGGCCATAGTAGCCAGACCTTGGCTCCACGCCCTGGGAGCTGTTTCTTCTACACTTCACCAGAAGGTAAAATACCCGTCAGGGGGCCAAGTGGAGGAGATTGGGGGAGATCAAgccatggctaggcaatgcatggtggTTGCCATCTTATACCTGTCTAGTACAGTACCCTCGGCGTCTGTGAAAGAGgacttatag